One stretch of Podospora bellae-mahoneyi strain CBS 112042 chromosome 2, whole genome shotgun sequence DNA includes these proteins:
- a CDS encoding hypothetical protein (EggNog:ENOG503NUXY; COG:S) — MDHFNHFSWESPELGPKKKPAGIEMGPVGSCSAPEADDHADGSLPTRHRSWKARALDSFKDRVGRVDERMNNSVVGRVFNLKGSGPKSIPDANFSTELRAGLTTFATMSYIIAVNASILADTGFDCECKKPLDNAGNCVNNKEWTACYEEVKLDLITATAAVAAFSSILFGLFTNLPVCLGPGMGLNAYFTYQVVGAKGTGSIPYKTALTAVFIEGWIFMFLALTGMRHWLVKIIPGTIKTASGVGIGLFLTLIGMSYSSGIGIITGAISTPLAIGGCPASSLDQYGECTGEVMTNPKMWIGICLGGLFVVFLMAFKVRASIVIGIALVSILSWPRNTAVTYFPDTDDGNRRFAYFRQIVAFHPIKHTLGQIQWDLGEKFDTKVLVALITLLYVDIIDCTATLYSMARFCRRTTGKDKDFPRSTTAFCIDSICISLGALLGCSPVTAFIESGAGIAEGGRTGLTAVIAGFCFFLCIFFAPIFASIPPWATGCTLMLVGCLMIRQVTKINWAYIGDAVPSFITLAFIPFTYSVAYGLLAGIFSYAGINLCIWAIIKLSRGTIMPENYDMKEYWTWRPPGERPWLFRKIGEAIFWLRTKRRGRNSTFQLGSNDGSGGSSRHRVSPNNSTAAVEDKSTAAAATGV; from the exons ATGGACCACTTTAACCACTTCTCATGGGAGAGCCCTGAGCTTGGTCCGAAGAAAAAGCC CGCTGGGATTGAGATGGGACCTGTCGGGAGCTGTTCGGCGCCTGAGGCTGATGACCATGCTGATGGGAGTCTGCCCACAAGGCACAGAAGCTGGAAGGCACGGGCACTTGACTCCTTCAAGGACCGCgttgggagggttgatgaGCGAATGAACAACTCGGTCGTTGGCCGGGTGTTCAACCTCAAGGGGAGCGGA CCTAAGAGTATTCCCGATGCCAACTTCTCTACAGAGTTGCGGGCTGGCCTCACTACATTTGCCACCATGTCCTACATCATTGCCGTCAAC GCCTCCATTCTCGCAGACACGGGGTTCGATTGCGAATGTAAAAAACCGCTCGACAACGCGGGCAACTGTGTAAACAACAAGGAGTGGACAGCTTGCTACGAAG AGGTCAAGCTGGATCTTATCACTGCCACAGCTGCGGTGGCCGCTTTCTCCAGCATTCTGTTTGGTCttttcaccaacctccctgTCTGTCTTGG TCCTGGCATGGGCTTGAATGCCTACTTCACTTACCAAGTCGTTGGCGCAAAGGGGACCGGCTCGATTCCCTATAAGACTGCTCTCACCGCTGTCTTCATTGAAGGATGGATTTTCATGTTTCTAGCCCTCACTGGTATGCGACACTGGCTGGTCAAGATTATTCCCGGTACCATCAAAACGGCCAGTGGTGTTGGCATCGGTCTGTTTCTCACACTCATCGGTATGTCATATTCCTCTGGAATTGGCATCATTACGGGAGCTATCAGTACACCCTTGGCTATTGGCGGTTGTCCAGCTAGTTCCTTGGATCAATATGGCGAGTGTACTGGAGAGGTCATGACCAACCCAAAG ATGTGGATTGGTATTTGTCTCGGTGGTCTGTTCGTGGTGTTTCTGATGGCTTTCAAGGTTCGAGCTTCAATCGTCATTGGCATTGCTTTGGTTTCAATCCTGTCTTGGCC ACGCAACACAGCCGTCACGTACTTCCCCGATACGGACGATGGCAACCGTCGCTTCGCATACTTCCGCCAAATTGTCGCTTTCCACCCCATCAAACACACCCTCGGCCAGATCCAATGGGACTTGGGTGAAAAATTCGACACCAAAGTGCTTGTCGCTTTGATCACCCTCCTCTATGTGGATATCATCGACTGCACAGCAACACTCTATTCCATGGCTCGGTTTTGCAGACGGACAACAGGTAAAGATAAGGACTTTCCCCGCTCAACCACTGCATTCTGCATAGACTCGATTTGTATCTCGCTCGGGGCGCTCCTCGGATGCTCACCAGTTACGGCTTTCATTGAGAGCGGTGCTGGTATTGCTGAGGGTGGTCGGACGGGGCTGACGGCTGTCATTGCTGGATTTTGTTTCTTCCTGTGTATTTTCTTTGCCCCTATATTTGCGTCAATTCCGCCTTGGGCTACTGGATGTACTCTGATGCTG GTCGGCTGCCTCATGATCCGACAAGTGACCAAAATCAACTGGGCCTACATCGGTGACGCAGTCCCTTCATTCATCACCCTGGCCTTTATCCCCTTTACCTACAGTGTAGCCTACGGCCTTCTCGC CGGCATCTTCTCCTACGCGGGCATAAACCTCTGCATCTGGGCTATCATCAAACTATCCCGGGGCACCATCATGCCCGAAAACTACGACATGAAAGAATACTGGACCTGGCGACCCCCCGGCGAGCGCCCCTGGCTTTTTCGCAAAATCGGCGAGGCCATCTTTTGGCTGAGGACCAAGCGCCGAGGTAGGAACTCGACTTTTCAGCTGGGGTCGAATGATGGGAGCGGTGGGAGTTCGAGGCATCGGGTGAGTCCGAATAActcgacggcggcggtggaggataagagtactgctgctgctgcgacggGGGTGTAG
- a CDS encoding hypothetical protein (EggNog:ENOG503P3U7), whose product MWDVDWSDVSIEKVGERRARKGIERNSKKEDVQSVHGSTGSRPSSTEERPAMSLFESMGLKRNSMSMKNKRKDTLQPETTKDDGKSRRTSLLAAAVSALGNTNRSSTVSDKSLRLQTTLTEKDIVEDTTTVTSGSWGAPTDRSSKESMLSKSTALTTPSLDFQGEGTMGDVLASEAQKPVRPMSDSMKKSTITDHSRAVGPVRVASLGNQPTILINNTIPQTLATQNSRSISSLSTELEKSVSDFIDNWYEVIHASDRPIPVTMPEPKQPNEQHPQSQGAVKLPLMTPLPRGPLPEVPNRPPTQPTPRPSRARMLSTLPPSYQPKGYYNPDRWKPPDQWKPKPGSVEEAPIPATEASPVAQEAPSVVPKKRVRLPKDTEAAYAATLRVQALQMELKRMAQATPEVALARLKENWGTVTDPIVYQQLEQEKKRWMLASLYGMEQQIRGGDNTAVTVAGAQPFVQGPNVLSLFDSDSTTSYLAVLHPEMSIKHMNSTPIPHLQYPNVQSFPWPVSPSLALEANKFTSVHCLSMPSLLASQEIPQLLQKIYHCLAPQGVLHLVVIDPSPVAHSLGPHMREWLEEHLTTSLEAEFRCITPSRVFPRWLEAAKLDGLNSFTTKNKFQAIPPSQSRHDNGKGKARAMDPRDQEAMIMGDLRSVVGRMLWQDMWSKNVRAKAWWWEITECVEECIQLGTYWEYSIIQATKNGEDCSGNSHHSSY is encoded by the exons ATGTGGGACGTCGACTGGTCCGACGTTTCTATCGAAAAGGTTGGGGAGAGACGAGCGCGCAAGGGAATCGAAAGAAACtcaaagaaggaggatgttCAGAGCGTACATGGGTCAACAGGCAGCCGCCCCTCCTCGACTGAAGAGCGACCAGCCATGAGCCTCTTTGAATCCATGGGCTTGAAGCGCAACAGCATGTCAatgaagaacaagaggaagGACACATTGCAGCCAGAAACGACAAAGGACGATGGCAAATCAAGACGGACATctctgctggctgctgcggtTTCGGCCCTGGGCAATACAAACCGGTCGTCGACTGTGTCTGACAAGTCTCTCAGACTGCAGACCACGCTTACAGAAAAGGACATTGTAGAAGACACCACCACGGTAACAAGTGGGAGCTGGGGAGCGCCAACGGATAGATCATCCAAAG AGTCAATGCTCTCCAAGTCCACTGCCCTAACAACGCCGTCTCTGGACTTTCAGGGGGAAGGAACGATGGGAGATGTGCTTGCATCAGAGGCACAAAAGCCCGTGCGCCCAATGAGCGACTCGATGAAGAAAAGCACAATCACCGACCACAGCAGAGCTGTTGGTCCCGTGAGAGTCGCGAGCCTAGGAAACCAACCGACTATTCTCATAAACAACACAATACCGCAAACTCTGGCAACGCAGAATTCACGCTCAATATCCTCTCTATCAACAGAACTTGAGAAGTCAGTATCAGACTTCATTGACAATTGGTATGAAGTTATTCACGCGTCAGACAGACCGATTCCCGTCACCATGCCGGAGCCCAAACAGCCCAACGAGCAGCACCCTCAGTCACAAGGTGCTGTCAAGCTACCTCTGATGACCCCTTTGCCTCGGGGGCCCTTGCCAGAGGTCCCGAACCGACCTCCGACTCAACCTACGCCTCGTCCATCCAGAGCAAGAATGCTAAGCACTCTCCCACCCTCATATCAGCCCAAGGGTTACTACAATCCAGATCGGTGGAAGCCCCCTGATCAGTGGAAACCCAAGCCGGGCAGTGTCGAAGAAGCTCCTATTCCTGCCACGGAGGCGTCTCCAGTTGCCCAAGAAGCTCCTTCGGTCGTGCCAAAAAAGCGAGTCCGGCTACCAAAAGACACCGAGGCTGCTTACGCGGCGACTTTGAGAGTTCAGGCTCTGCAGATGGAGTTGAAGAGAATGGCCCAGGCAACTCCTGAGGTAGCCCTCGCACGTCTCAAGGAGAACTGGGGTACTGTTACAGATCCCATAGTCTACCAGCAGCTTGAGCAGGAAAAGAAGCGATGGATGCTGGCCTCCCTGTACGGGATGGAACAGCAGATCAGGGGCGGTGACAATACAGCCGTCACTGTGGCCGGAGCGCAGCCATTTGTCCAAGGTCCAAATGTCTTGTCGCTGTTCGATTCTGACT CTACGACATCCTATCTCGCAGTCCTCCACCCAGAGATGAGTATCAAGCACATGAACTCAACTCCCATTCCTCATCTTCAGTACCCGAATGTCCAGTCCTTTCCCTGGCCTGTCTCACCTTCACTTGCCCTGGAAGCGAACAAATTCACCTCGGTGCATTGTTTGTCCATGCCCTCTTTGCTGGCAAGCCAAGAGAttccccagcttctccagaAGATCTACCACTGTCTCGCCCCTCAAGGAGTGTTGCATCTTGTGGTGATAGATCCATCACCAGTAGCCCACTCTCTAGGACCACACATGAGAGAATGGCTGGAAGAACACCTGACCACCAGCCTGGAGGCCGAATTTCGATGCATCACCCCCAGCAGAGTGTTTCCGAGATGGCTGGAGGCAGCCAAGCTCGACGGCCTGAACAGTTtcaccaccaagaacaagTTCCAAGCCATCCCGCCTTCCCAGTCGCGCCACGACAatggcaagggcaaggccaGAGCAATGGATCCTCGCGACCAGGAGGCCATGATTATGGGAGACCTCCGGAGCGTGGTTGGCAGGATGCTGTGGCAGGACATGTGGTCCAAAAATGTGCGCGCAAAggcctggtggtgggagatTACAGAATGCGTCGAGGAGTGCATTCAGCTTGGTACCTACTGGGAGTACTCCATCATCCAGGCAACCAAGAATGGTGAAGACTGTAGCGGCAACTCTCACCACAGTTCGTACTAA
- the RPL17B gene encoding 60S ribosomal protein L17B (COG:J; EggNog:ENOG503P1RH) yields the protein MVRYAATEISPVKSARSRGSYLRVSFKNTRETAQAINGWKLQRAQTFLQNVIDKKEAVPMRRYCGSIGRTAQGKQFGVTRARWPAKSAEFLLGLLKNAESNADSKGLDTGNLVVKHIQVNQAPKQRRRTYRAHGRINPYMSNPCHIELILTEAEETVAKSEAVVREEHLNSRQRGVRVRQALTAA from the exons ATG GTTCGGTACGCTGCGACTGAGATTTCCCCGGTGAAGTCCGCCCGCTCCCGTGGCTCTTACCTCCGTGTTTCTTTCAAGAACACCCGCGAGACTGCCCAGGCCATCAACGGCTGGAAGCTCCAGCGCGCCCAGACCTTCCTCCAGAATGTCATtgacaagaaggaggccgTCCCTATGAGACGCTACTGCGGCTCCATCGGCCGTACTGCTCAAG GCAAGCAGTTCGGTGTCACCCGTGCCCGCTGGCCCGCCAAGTCCGCCGAGTTCCTCCTCGGTCTCCTCAAGAACGCCGAGTCCAACGCCGACTCCAAGGGTCTTGACACTGGCAACCTCGTTGTCAAGCACATCCAGGTCAACCAGGCCCCCAAGCAGCGCCGCCGCACATACCGCGCCCACGGTCGC ATCAACCCCTACATGTCCAACCCCTGCCACATCGAGCTTATCCTCaccgaggctgaggagacCGTCGCCAAGTCCGAGGCCGTTGTCCGTGAGGAGCACCTTAACAGCAGACAGCGTGGCGTTCGCGTCCGCCAGGCCCTCACTGCCGCCTAA
- a CDS encoding hypothetical protein (MEROPS:MER0013494; COG:O; EggNog:ENOG503NVRT), whose amino-acid sequence MSGSWNTIESDAGVFTYLLTNLGVRNVQFEELLTLDPSSLAELHPVYGVIFLFKYPTDAPYRATGDKPLDGTFDHSIAENKLFFAAQTIPNACGTQALLSVLLNKTSGSDDEETKIDIGPVLKDFRDFTIDLPPEFRGEALSNSDVIRDTHNSFAKSSPFVDETTRNPNDETEDAFHFIAYTPFNGTLYELDGLQPAPISHGPCTQESFPEKVMEVIQRRIARYGDAEIRFNLLAMTRDLRIRARELGDVELLEREEQKRRDWQFENALRKHNFVGFAGEVLKGVVEYRLKEGGEEGYKSWVGQGKQKMVKRIEERRKGRGGGGEDVEMEG is encoded by the exons ATGAGTGGAAGCTGGAATACCA TCGAATCCGACGCCGGCGTCTTCACCTACCTCCTAACCAACCTCGGCGTCCGCAACGTCCAATTCGAAGaactcctcaccctcgacccctcctccctggCCGAGCTCCACCCCGTCTACggcgtcatcttcctcttcaaataCCCAACCGACGCCCCCTACCGCGCCACCGGCGACAAGCCCCTCGACGGAACATTCGACCACTCCATCGCCGAAAACaagctcttcttcgccgcccaGACAATCCCCAACGCCTGCGGGACccaagccctcctctccgtcctcctcaacaaaaCCTCCGgctccgacgacgaagaaacAAAAATCGACATCGGCCCCGTCCTCAAAGACTTCCGCGACTTCACCATCGACCTCCCCCCCGAGTTCCGCGGTGAGGCGCTTTCCAATTCAGATGTCATAAGAGACACGCACAACTCGTTTGCCAAATCGTCTCCCTTTGTGGATGAGACAACCCGCAACCCAAATGACGAGACGGAAGATGCGTTTCATTTCATCGCTTACACGCCCTTTAACGGGACCCTTTACGAACTGGACGGCCTCCAGCCTGCTCCCATCTCCCATGGGCCTTGCACGCAGGAGAGCTTCCCTGAAAAGGTCATGGAGGTGATTCAGCGCCGGATTGCGAGATATGGCGACGCAGAGATTAGGTTTAACCTCTTGGCCATGACGAGAGACTTGAGGATCagggcgagggagttggGCGATGTGGAGTTGTTGGAGCGGGAGGAGCAAAAGAGGAGGGATTGGCAGTTTGAGAACGCGTTGAGGAAGCACAACTTTGTTGGGTTTGCCGGGGAGGTgctgaagggggtggtggagtatAGGCtcaaggagggaggggaggaggggtacAAGAGTTGGGTTGGGCAAGGGAAGCAGAAGATGGTCAAGAGGATAGAGGAGAGACggaaggggagaggtgggggtggggaggatgttgagatggagggATAG